The proteins below come from a single Rhizobium tropici CIAT 899 genomic window:
- a CDS encoding DMT family transporter, producing MNGEHRMSASTWGLLLLLGLIWGGSFFFARIAVHYVPPFTLVFLRLSLAAVALHLYLAGRLNIYQSLRHHWPQFLLLGLINNAIPHTLIFCGQTQMGAGLASILNATTPMWTVLIGNQLTIDERLTSAKLLGCLTGLLGTVVLLGPSVTSSGSVPFWALSLPILAAISYGFAAIYAKRFKGIAPPVVAAGQLTGSSLIMLPVALVIDQPWTLVAPPVTAIAAILGLALLSTAFAYILYFRIIELAGATNTSLVTLLVPPSALLLGFLFLGERMGPTEIVGMMLIAAGLLVLDGRLFAWMKRGVRTRET from the coding sequence ATGAATGGCGAACACCGAATGAGCGCCTCGACATGGGGCCTGCTGCTGTTGCTCGGATTGATCTGGGGCGGGTCGTTCTTCTTCGCTCGTATCGCCGTTCACTACGTACCGCCCTTCACGCTCGTCTTTCTGCGTCTGTCGCTGGCGGCCGTGGCATTGCATCTCTATCTTGCTGGCCGCCTCAATATTTATCAGTCCCTGCGCCATCATTGGCCACAATTTCTGCTGCTGGGCTTAATCAACAATGCGATACCGCATACGCTGATCTTCTGCGGCCAGACGCAAATGGGTGCCGGGCTCGCATCCATCCTGAACGCGACGACGCCGATGTGGACCGTGTTGATCGGCAATCAGCTCACCATCGACGAGCGCTTGACATCGGCCAAGCTGCTCGGCTGCCTCACCGGCCTCCTCGGAACGGTCGTGTTGCTCGGACCGAGCGTTACCAGCAGCGGCTCGGTACCCTTCTGGGCACTCTCATTGCCGATCTTGGCGGCAATCTCCTACGGATTTGCAGCGATTTATGCCAAACGCTTCAAGGGCATCGCGCCGCCAGTTGTGGCAGCGGGCCAGTTGACAGGCTCCTCGCTCATCATGCTGCCGGTCGCGCTGGTGATCGACCAACCTTGGACGCTTGTCGCCCCGCCGGTGACGGCAATTGCCGCCATTCTTGGCCTCGCGCTGCTGTCGACCGCTTTCGCCTACATCCTCTATTTTCGCATCATCGAGCTTGCAGGCGCCACCAACACCTCGCTCGTCACTCTGCTCGTGCCGCCGAGCGCGTTATTGCTCGGCTTCCTCTTTCTCGGAGAGCGAATGGGGCCGACCGAAATCGTCGGCATGATGCTCATTGCCGCAGGTTTGCTCGTCCTCGATGGGCGGCTTTTTGCATGGATGAAACGCGGCGTCAGAACGCGGGAAACATGA
- the metF gene encoding methylenetetrahydrofolate reductase [NAD(P)H], translating into MSSRSESHNAGIRISFEFFPPKSEEAEQQLWNTVEELSDWDPEFVSVTYGAGGSTKAPTLSAVRKMIHETPFTTASHLTCVGATREDTHRVIDEFLATGVRRFVALRGDPPGGVGSAYQPHPGGYANAAELVGALRERGDFDISVSAYPEKHPESRDTAADIDMLKRKAKNGADRALTQFFFDNDAFERYHDRVRAAGIEIPVVPGIMPIQNLTQLKRFAGACGASIPSWLDERFDGLDDNIEERAKVAADVAAEQIQDLVGRGIHEFHIYTMNRSPLVSAVLERLGLQRKVASRAGAAA; encoded by the coding sequence ATGTCTTCGAGATCAGAAAGCCATAATGCGGGTATCCGCATCTCCTTCGAATTCTTTCCGCCGAAGTCGGAAGAGGCCGAACAGCAGCTGTGGAACACCGTCGAGGAACTCAGCGATTGGGACCCTGAATTCGTGTCAGTAACCTATGGAGCGGGCGGCTCGACCAAGGCGCCGACGCTTTCCGCCGTGCGAAAGATGATCCACGAGACGCCGTTTACCACCGCATCGCATCTGACCTGCGTCGGCGCTACACGCGAAGATACGCATCGTGTGATCGACGAGTTCCTGGCTACGGGTGTTCGCCGTTTCGTCGCGTTGCGCGGCGATCCGCCGGGTGGTGTCGGTTCGGCCTATCAACCGCATCCGGGCGGTTATGCCAATGCCGCGGAACTGGTTGGCGCTTTGCGGGAGCGCGGCGATTTCGACATTTCCGTTTCCGCCTATCCTGAAAAGCATCCGGAAAGCCGCGATACGGCAGCCGATATCGACATGCTGAAGCGCAAGGCAAAGAACGGTGCCGACCGGGCGCTGACCCAGTTCTTCTTCGATAATGATGCCTTCGAGCGCTACCATGATCGCGTTCGCGCGGCGGGCATCGAGATTCCCGTCGTGCCGGGCATCATGCCGATCCAGAACCTGACGCAGCTGAAGCGCTTTGCCGGTGCATGCGGCGCCAGTATCCCTTCTTGGCTTGATGAGCGTTTCGACGGTCTGGACGACAATATCGAGGAGCGCGCCAAGGTCGCAGCCGACGTGGCCGCCGAACAGATACAGGATCTCGTGGGCCGTGGCATTCATGAGTTTCACATCTATACGATGAACCGCTCGCCGCTTGTTTCCGCCGTGCTTGAGCGGCTCGGTCTTCAGCGCAAGGTGGCTTCCCGGGCTGGCGCTGCTGCCTAA
- a CDS encoding ArsR/SmtB family transcription factor encodes MTDLVKLGLDDVVDVLKAVGEPTRLRLLALLAAGDLTVTDLTEILGQSQPRISRHLKLLGEAGLIDRYQEGAWAYFRLKQEGKAVTLARSLLRHTAEKDTVLLRDGERLASVKRIRAERAQAYFSRNAAEWDELRRLHVADEDVDKALIDLIGPQPIDTFLDLGTGTGRMLQLLAGHYRRAVGIDASRDMLAVARANLDRANITAASVRHGDIFNLPLEQQDFDLITIHQVLHFLDQPEVAINEAARMLRPGGRLVIIDLAPHGLEYLRDEHAHLRLGFSHQAMSDWLKLAGLDVERVQDLHSGREGGQALTVTIWLARDPRLLIASDQGHQSSPILAGRV; translated from the coding sequence ATGACAGATCTGGTTAAACTCGGCTTGGATGACGTAGTAGACGTGTTGAAGGCGGTCGGAGAGCCGACGAGGCTCCGTCTTCTCGCGCTTCTCGCTGCCGGCGATCTCACGGTGACCGATCTTACCGAAATCCTTGGCCAGTCGCAGCCGCGCATTTCCCGGCATTTGAAGCTGCTCGGCGAAGCCGGACTGATTGATCGTTATCAGGAAGGCGCCTGGGCTTACTTCCGGCTGAAGCAAGAGGGCAAGGCCGTGACGCTGGCCCGCAGCCTCCTGCGCCATACTGCAGAAAAGGATACGGTGCTGCTGCGTGACGGGGAACGTCTCGCCTCCGTAAAGCGCATTCGCGCCGAGCGCGCCCAGGCATATTTCAGCCGAAATGCCGCCGAGTGGGATGAACTGCGTCGTCTCCATGTCGCTGACGAGGATGTCGACAAGGCGCTGATCGATCTTATCGGCCCGCAGCCGATCGACACCTTTCTCGATCTCGGCACGGGTACAGGCCGGATGCTGCAGCTTCTGGCCGGACACTATCGCCGCGCCGTCGGCATCGATGCCAGCCGTGATATGCTGGCCGTTGCCCGCGCCAATCTGGACCGGGCCAATATCACCGCCGCCTCGGTGCGGCATGGCGATATTTTCAACCTGCCGCTCGAGCAGCAGGATTTCGATCTCATCACCATACACCAGGTGCTGCATTTTCTTGATCAGCCGGAGGTTGCGATCAATGAGGCCGCACGAATGCTGCGGCCCGGCGGCCGGCTTGTCATCATCGACCTCGCGCCGCACGGGCTTGAATATCTGCGTGACGAGCATGCGCATCTGCGCCTCGGCTTCTCGCATCAGGCCATGTCGGATTGGCTGAAACTGGCGGGGCTGGATGTGGAGCGCGTGCAGGATCTTCATTCGGGGAGGGAAGGCGGACAGGCGCTGACCGTCACCATCTGGCTGGCGCGCGACCCGCGGTTGCTGATTGCGTCCGATCAGGGCCACCAGTCATCCCCCATTCTTGCCGGGAGAGTTTGA